The Osmerus eperlanus chromosome 15, fOsmEpe2.1, whole genome shotgun sequence genome includes a window with the following:
- the gad2 gene encoding glutamate decarboxylase 2 gives MASHGFWSLGGENAGDNTGNQSPSTTRAWCQAAAQKLSGSGGIGSKLCALLNVGEAEKPTEPSAKEPETTAETCGCNKPCNCSKAAVGFSDLYSTDLLPALNGDTKTMTFLQEVVDILLAYIVESFDRETKVIDFHYPNELLQRNNWELSDEPETLDDILISCRATLKYAIKTAHPRYFNQLSTGLDMVGLAADWLTSTANTNMFTYEVAPVFVLLEYVTLKKMREIIGWQDGRGDGIFSPGGAISNMYAMLLARFKMFPEVKEKGMSSVPRLVAFTSEHSHFSIKKGAAALGIGTESVICIKVDESGKMIPADLERRILEAKQKDFVPFFVSATAGTTVYGAFDPLIPISDICKKYNVWMHVDGAWGGSLLMSRRHRWKLDGVDRANSVTWNPHKMMSVPLQCSALLVREEGLMQNCNQMHACYLFQQDKHYDLSYDTGDKALQCGRHVDIFKLWLMWRAKGTIGFESQIDMCLELSEYLYNKIKDREGYEMVFDGKPQHTNVCFWYLPPGMRSMEDKEEKKKRLHKVAPVIKARMMEYGTTMVSYQPQGDKVNFFRMVISNPAATFQDIDFLIEEIERLGQDL, from the exons ATGGCATCACACGGATTTTGGTCTCTTGGTGGGGAGAATGCGGGCGACAATACAGGCAATCAAAGCCCCAGCACGA CCAGGGCTTGGTGCCAGGCGGCGGCCCAAAAATTATCCGGATCCGGAGGCATTGGATCGAAATTGTGTG CTCTACTCAATGTTGGAGAAGCCGAGAAACCCACCGAACCGTCCGCCAAAGAGCCCGAGACAACGGCTGAAACCTGCGGCTGCAATAAACCGTGTAATTGTTCCAAGGCGGCTGTCGGTTTTTCCGACCTTTACTCAACAG ACCTGCTACCCGCGTTGAATGGGGACACAAAGACAATGACATTTCTTCAAGAAGTTGTGGATATTTTGTTGGCATATATCGTGGAATCTTTTGACAGAGAAACGAAAGTCATTGATTTTCACTATCCCAATGAATTACTTCAGAGGAACAACTGGGAACTGTCGGATGAACCAGAAACACTGGATGATATCTTGATAAGCTGTCGTGCCACACTGAAATACGCCATCAAAACAG CCCATCCCAGGTACTTCAATCAGCTCTCTACAGGATTAGACATGGTTGGGCTAGCAGCAGACTGGCTCACCTCCACCGCCAATACCAATAT GTTCACCTATGAGGTGGCTCCTGTCTTTGTGCTGTTGGAATACGTCACTCTGAAGAAGATGAGGGAGATCATTGGCTGGCAGGATGGACGTGGGGATGGCATCTTCTCTCCTG GTGGGGCTATTTCCAACATGTACGCCATGCTGCTGGCTCGCTTCAAGATGTTTCCTGAAGTGAAGGAGAAAGGAATGTCATCGGTCCCCAGACTGGTGGCCTTCACGTCCGAACAT AGCCATTTCTCGATCAAAAAGGGTGCAGCGGCCTTAGGCATTGGAACGGAGAGCGTCATCTGCATCAAAGTGGATGAAAG TGGTAAAATGATCCCAGCTGACCTTGAAAGGAGAATACTAGAAGCCAAACAGAAG GACTTTGTGCCGTTCTTTGTGAGTGCCACTGCTGGCACCACGGTGTACGGAGCCTTTGACCCTCTCATCCCCATCTCTGACATCTGCAAGAAGTACAATGTCTGGATGCACGTGGAT GGTGCTTGGGGAGGGAGTCTGCTCATGTCCAGGAGACACAGGTGGAAGCTGGATGGAGTGGACAG GGCCAACTCGGTCACATGGAACCCTCACAAGATGATGTCAGTTCCTCTCCAGTGCTCTGCCTTGCTGGTTAGGGAGGAG GGTTTGATGCAGAACTGCAACCAGATGCATGCCTGCTACCTGTTCCAGCAGGACAAGCACTATGACCTGTCCTACGACACCGGGGACAAGGCCTTGCAGTGTGGTCGCCACGTGGACATCTTCAAGCTCTGGCTCATGTGGAGAGCTAAG GGCACCATTGGGTTTGAGTCCCAGATTGACATGTGTCTGGAGCTGTCCGAATACCTGTACAACAAGATCAAAGACAGAGAAGGATACGAGATGGTCTTTGATGGAAAA CCCCAGCACACCAACGTGTGTTTCTGGTACCTTCCTCCTGGGATGCGCTCtatggaggacaaggaggagaaaaagaaacgATTGCACAAG GTGGCTCCAGTCATCAAGGCCAGGATGATGGAGTACGGGACCACCATGGTCAGCTACCAACCACAGGGGGACAAGGTCAACTTTTTCCGCATGGTCATCTCCAACCCTGCAGCCACCTTCCAGGACATCGACTTTCTAATTGAGGAAATCGAAAGGCTTGGGCAGGACCTATAA
- the nell3 gene encoding uncharacterized protein nell3, with product MGLSRPVLWLFLYCLSLNDTVRAVAEICRGTHCIGSDTGDPRPCVGTHCPGGRSSRPPRQYNPTTQGRSAHIVPIHHQADVSSQSRAVTDYTVVHPHRVRHSDNTRENARTRAPEVPSPECTGADCVTPPRQLQTINDTRDCKGIECKLPLRIRLKPRPKPCVGEGCLASSEDAADASQPSPVHMQDRAAQFLGEFPEFGYPASELGGAPLGVQLTCDIKPGENEVPSEDALILHLQLAKGQEKLVEALRAQQTIIRDLQQRLADQQGALLAQQREILEQQRRMYEQMDVVKAQYGLLSDTVKQVSFQGLQGELQSYFESHLAGLQNQARSHLQKSYAVHKMNLDAKVMDVVGEPHFPQPLLGCTAPCGSEEYCDFQRDPPQCEKCSMCPPGFFLVSQCSPNADRICQDRDECLELPNICGERVKCLNTPGGFRCLGLSEREAISGICGHDYFYNQELEECQACSDCDGGLMTLPCTAISDAVCGILLSENRLSRAWGAAVGLPCATSPSSNIFTGLQLSVRSKDTTDLLSNQAGRLNFQQHGLVWLDHNFALKHSCRNFLQVGLRLNSSLEDEGHDLSGVRIEQPEGKFFQGVSVSGGAEVEPNHTLTLVLKSPNQHCNQSKDVHAYDLNGISFSLLWLSHDTGAVAMTAQMSMSAHYQTNYRPAFRISSVSDPYMVGLAHDGRGVRFTESGVVKFVLQQALYSMGHTCVREGFSLIAYANRNGTNQEVMRTFKSGVNYRDTSITLSGAARVDGGDTLSFEITSPSQCNIRYFGDSTGISMLSVIWVPSAVSSALTATVSRSGLPSGAVRNKPLFFQQVSLDSEQIGLDRSGEPHSHKNFVFRDAGTANVALNLKLIHSCNVVKLTLHRQGGKGLQASPVAQQVSGHMPEGSEWGSVGLRASFEVQNGTSIYVTLDCVRGRVNQITHEGGTNISILWVAL from the exons ATGGGACTGTCCAGACCAGTGCTTTGGTTGTTTCTGTACTGTTTATCTCTGAATGACACTGTAAGAGCTGTCGCTGAGATTTGTCGAGGAACCCACTGCATCGGCTCAGACACCGGAGATCCCAGACCCTGCGTCGGGACTCATTGCCCGGGGGGGAGATCATCCAGACCGCCGCGACAATATAACCCTACAACTCAAGGCAGGTCAGCACACATAGTGCCCATTCATCATCAAGCCGACGTGAGCTCTCAGTCCAGAGCTGTAACGGACTACACGGTAGTTCATCCCCACCGTGTGCGCCACAGCGACAACACGAGGGAAAACGCAAGGACGCGGGCGCCTGAAGTTCCCTCTCCAGAATGTACGGGAGCGGATTGCGTTACTCCTCCGAGACAACTTCAAACCATTAACGATACCCGAGACTGTAAGGGGATCGAATGTAAATTGCCGTTGAGGATACGGCTAAAGCCCCGACCAAAGCCTTGTGTGGGAGAGGGATGTCTGGCTAGTTCTGAGGATGCCGCGGACGCTAGTCAGCCTTCTCCGGTCCATATGCAGGACAGAGCCGCTCAATTTCTGGGAGAATTTCCGGAGTTTGGATATCCTGCGTCGGAACTTGGCGGCGCGCCTTTGGGGGTGCAGCTCACGTGTGATATTAAACCAG GCGAGAACGAGGTGCCCTCCGAGGAcgccctcatcctccacctgcAGCTGGCCAAGGGGCAGGAGAAGCTGGTGGAGGCCCTACGCGCCCAGCAGACCATCATCCGCGATCTGCAGCAGCGGCTAGctgaccagcagggggcgctacTGGCCCAGCAGCGCGAGATCCTGGAGCAGCAGAGGCGCATGTACGAGCAGATGGACGTGGTGAAGGCCCAGTACGGCCTCCTCTCGGACACGGTCAAACAGGTCTCCTTCCAAGGCCTACAGGGGGAGCTCCAGAGCTACTTTGAGAGCCACCTGGCGGGACTCCAAAACCAGGCTAGGAGCCACCTGCAGAAGTCCTACGCCGTCCACAAAATGAATCTGGACGCTAAGGTGATGGACGTGGTTGGGGAACCCCATTTTCCTCAGCCTCTCCTGGGTTGCACTGCCCCCTGTGGCTCGGAGGAGTACTGTGACTTCCAGAGGGATCCACCTCAGTGTGAGAAGTGCTCCATGTGCCCACCTGGGTTCTTCCTGGTATCCCAGTGCTCGCCCAACGCAGATCGAATATGTCAG GACAGAGACGAATGCCTTGAATTGCCAAACATTTGTGGAGAGCGAGTGAAGTGCCTTAACACTCCAG GAGGGTTCAGATGTCTGGGGCTCTCAGAGAGAGAAGCTATCTCTGGAATCTGCGGCCACGACTACTTCTACAACCAGGAACTAGAAGAATGCCAGGCATGTTCTGACTGCGATGGAGGCCTCATGACCCTCCCCTGCACGGCCATCAGCGATGCTGTCTGCGGTATCCTCCTCTCAGAGAACCGTCTCTCCCGGGCTTGGGGGGCTGCGGTGGGCCTTCCGTGTGCCACATCCCCCAGCAGCAACATCTTCACCGGCCTGCAGCTCAGCGTCCGCAGCAAGGACACGACCGACCTCCTGTCCAACCAGGCAGGCCGTCTGAACTTCCAGCAGCATGGCTTGGTGTGGCTGGACCATAACTTTGCCCTGAAGCACAGCTGCAGGAACTTCCTCCAGGTGGGCCTACGGCTCAACAGCAGCCTGGAGGACGAGGGTCACGACCTCAGTGGGGTGCGGATAGAGCAGCCCGAGGGGAAGTTCTTCCAGGGGGTTAGCGTCAGCGGTGGCGCAGAGGTGGAGCCCAACCACACCCTCACGCTCGTCCTCAAGAGCCCAAACCAGCACTGCAACCAGAGCAAGGACGTGCACGCGTACGATCTCAACGGGATCTCCTTCAGCTTGCTCTGGCTGTCCCACGACACAGGGGCTGTGGCTATGACGGCGCAGATGTCGATGTCGGCCCACTACCAGACCAACTACCGCCCGGCGTTCCGCATCTCCTCCGTATCGGATCCCTACATGGTGGGGCTGGCCCACGATGGCCGAGGAGTCCGCTTCACAGAAAGTGGGGTGGTGAAGTTTGTCCTGCAGCAGGCATTGTACTCCATGGGCCACACCTGTGTCCGCGAGGGCTTCTCCCTGATCGCCTACGCCAACCGCAACGGGACCAACCAGGAAGTGATGCGCACTTTCAAGAGTGGCGTCAACTACAGGGACACGTCCATCACCCTGTCCGGGGCCGCGAGGGTTGACGGTGGAGACACGCTCAGCTTTGAGATCACGTCCCCATCCCAGTGTAACATCCGCTACTTCGGGGACAGCACGGGGATCAGCATGCTCAGCGTGATCTGGGTCCCGTCGGCCGTATCCTCCGCTCTGACCGCCACTGTCTCCAGGAGCGGCCTGCCCTCCGGGGCAGTACGGAACAAACCCCTCTTCTTCCAGCAGGTGAGCTTGGACTCCGAGCAGATCGGTCTGGACCGCTCGGGAGAACCGCACAGCCACAAGAACTTTGTGTTCCGGGACGCCGGAACGGCGAACGTTGCCCTCAACTTGAAACTGATCCACTCCTGCAACGTGGTGAAGCTGACCCTGCACCGGCAGGGCGGCAAGGGTCTGCAGGCGAGTCCTGTGGCTCAGCAGGTGTCCGGACACATGCCCGAAGGCAGCGAGTGGGGAAGCGTTGGCCTGAGGGCTTCTTTTGAGGTCCAGAACGGCACGTCCATCTATGTGACCCTGGACTGTGTCCGCGGGCGTGTCAACCAGATCACCCACGAGGGAGGCACTAATATATCCATCCTCTGGGTTGCTTTGTGA